One window from the genome of Marinobacter sp. es.048 encodes:
- a CDS encoding AraC family transcriptional regulator, producing MRASVSTAQDLGMPAIYLHLLAELLNTIGVDEQDLLLRVGLDPARLQSTDLRVSQTQASEFVTRAIIESGEPGLGIMLARELKLPLHGALGTAVMSSRTLGDAMELMTRYLTLRVPHLQVCKRETGKLAWYVVSCDIDLGPLHGFIMDAMLFGCVSMGAQLTGSVVDGLRIVRRGSEPAYFHRFRSQIPVLVEFGATENALVIPTARLDLPVRFTDDQLAASSKAQCEEALGQLTEDAGFACRVRRVIETSHPFPPKLARVAGTLFVSERTLKRRLQEEEARFQQLVDQVRLERAQDLLRSTSMNLSQIADALGYADAANFTRAFKRWTDNSPSHYRNAPSRSALTSAERALATG from the coding sequence ATGCGCGCCTCCGTTTCAACGGCACAGGACCTGGGCATGCCGGCCATTTACCTGCATCTTCTGGCCGAGCTGCTGAATACTATCGGTGTTGATGAACAGGACCTTCTGCTCCGGGTCGGACTCGACCCGGCCCGTCTGCAATCCACCGATCTACGGGTCAGTCAGACCCAGGCCAGCGAATTTGTCACCCGCGCAATTATCGAGAGCGGCGAGCCGGGACTCGGAATCATGCTCGCCCGGGAACTCAAGCTACCACTGCACGGAGCTCTCGGCACGGCGGTCATGAGCAGTCGCACCCTGGGCGATGCAATGGAGCTGATGACCCGATACCTGACACTGCGGGTGCCCCATCTTCAGGTCTGTAAGCGGGAAACCGGGAAACTGGCGTGGTACGTTGTGAGCTGTGACATCGATCTCGGCCCCCTGCACGGGTTTATCATGGACGCCATGCTGTTCGGTTGCGTTTCCATGGGCGCGCAACTGACAGGCTCGGTAGTTGATGGCTTGCGGATTGTTCGGCGCGGGTCGGAACCGGCCTATTTTCACCGGTTCCGCTCTCAAATCCCGGTACTGGTTGAGTTCGGTGCCACGGAGAATGCCCTGGTGATCCCCACCGCCCGCCTGGATCTGCCCGTGCGCTTCACCGACGACCAACTGGCGGCCTCATCAAAAGCCCAGTGCGAGGAGGCGCTGGGGCAGCTGACCGAAGACGCCGGATTTGCCTGTCGGGTCCGGCGGGTGATCGAAACCAGTCACCCCTTCCCACCGAAACTGGCAAGGGTTGCGGGCACCTTGTTTGTCTCCGAAAGGACACTCAAACGGCGACTTCAGGAAGAAGAAGCCCGCTTCCAGCAGCTGGTGGACCAGGTCCGTCTGGAACGGGCACAAGATCTGCTCCGCAGCACCAGCATGAACCTGAGCCAGATTGCCGACGCCCTCGGTTACGCCGATGCGGCGAACTTCACCCGGGCTTTCAAGCGCTGGACCGACAACAGCCCCAGTCACTACCGCAACGCGCCGTCAAGATCCGCCCTGACGTCGGCCGAGCGGGCACTGGCAACCGGTTGA
- the queE gene encoding 7-carboxy-7-deazaguanine synthase has protein sequence MYRVKEAFYTLQGEGAQAGRAAVFCRFSKCNLWTGREKDRATAVCNFCDTDFVGTDGQNGGRFETPGALARHIRNLWPDAPGKPYVVCTGGEPLLQLDGALIEAFHREGFEVGVETNGTLPAPEGIDWLCVSPKADAPVVIEACDELKLVYPQPLAMPERFLGIRASHYFLSPMASPSIPETDVDGIKQSNTRRATDYCLAHPQWRLTLQMHKIIGID, from the coding sequence ATGTATCGGGTCAAGGAAGCCTTCTACACCCTGCAAGGCGAAGGCGCCCAGGCTGGCCGGGCTGCCGTGTTCTGTCGTTTCAGCAAGTGCAACCTCTGGACCGGTCGTGAGAAAGACCGCGCCACTGCCGTCTGCAATTTCTGTGATACCGATTTTGTCGGCACGGACGGCCAGAATGGTGGCCGTTTTGAAACGCCAGGAGCCCTGGCCCGTCACATACGGAATCTCTGGCCGGACGCGCCCGGCAAGCCTTATGTGGTTTGCACGGGTGGCGAGCCGCTTTTACAGCTGGATGGTGCCCTGATCGAGGCGTTCCACCGGGAAGGGTTCGAAGTGGGGGTAGAGACTAATGGCACCCTGCCGGCTCCTGAAGGCATTGACTGGCTCTGCGTCAGCCCCAAAGCCGATGCCCCGGTGGTGATCGAGGCCTGTGACGAGCTGAAACTGGTGTATCCGCAGCCCCTGGCTATGCCGGAACGATTCCTGGGTATTCGCGCGAGCCATTATTTTCTGTCGCCCATGGCCTCCCCTTCGATACCCGAAACGGACGTGGACGGAATCAAGCAAAGCAATACCCGCCGTGCTACTGACTACTGTCTCGCGCATCCCCAGTGGCGTCTTACTCTGCAGATGCACAAGATCATCGGGATTGACTGA
- the queC gene encoding 7-cyano-7-deazaguanine synthase QueC: protein MTDTVVVIYSGGMDSYTLLHLARDRGYQVHALSFNYGQRHVRELECARSVCEAQGIPHKVIDIRAMSEVMAGSSLTSDLEVPEGHYEEDSMKATVVPNRNMILLSLATGYAVTVGAGAVWYGAHGGDHAIYPDCRPEFVEKMDAVCRVANYDPVGIEAPFMTMDKGQILAEGLRLGLDYSQTWTCYNGREQACGRCGSCVERLEAFAVNGVTDPLEYEDAV from the coding sequence ATGACAGACACTGTGGTTGTAATCTATTCCGGGGGCATGGACTCCTACACCCTGCTGCACCTGGCCAGGGATCGTGGATATCAGGTGCATGCGCTCTCCTTCAATTATGGTCAGCGTCACGTCCGGGAACTGGAGTGCGCGCGTTCGGTATGTGAGGCGCAGGGTATTCCCCACAAAGTGATTGATATCCGGGCAATGAGTGAGGTGATGGCCGGTTCATCGTTGACCTCGGATCTGGAAGTCCCGGAAGGCCATTATGAAGAAGACAGCATGAAAGCGACCGTGGTGCCGAACCGCAACATGATCCTCCTGTCACTGGCGACCGGCTACGCCGTAACCGTGGGTGCCGGCGCTGTCTGGTACGGGGCTCACGGAGGCGACCATGCCATCTACCCGGACTGTCGCCCGGAGTTCGTGGAAAAGATGGATGCTGTCTGCCGAGTCGCCAACTACGACCCCGTGGGCATTGAGGCGCCTTTCATGACTATGGACAAGGGCCAGATCCTGGCCGAAGGTCTCCGCCTGGGCCTGGATTATTCGCAGACCTGGACCTGCTACAACGGCCGTGAGCAGGCCTGTGGCCGTTGCGGCTCGTGCGTTGAGCGCCTGGAAGCGTTTGCTGTCAATGGCGTGACCGATCCTCTGGAATACGAGGACGCAGTCTGA
- a CDS encoding response regulator, giving the protein MTDLKVLVVEDEPVMRERLVDMLYNAGATKVIECIDAASARTAFKAGEFHIILLDLGLPDGDGHELMLEFKEAREEQHIVLVTADDSIESIQRAISAGANGYVVKPYSQEKIHDVVNNYAMVHGGDMAMMQGLNRRH; this is encoded by the coding sequence ATGACGGATCTGAAAGTGCTGGTAGTGGAAGATGAGCCGGTGATGCGAGAGCGGCTGGTGGACATGCTCTACAACGCTGGCGCAACCAAAGTGATCGAGTGTATTGACGCGGCTTCCGCCAGGACGGCTTTCAAGGCCGGGGAATTTCACATCATCCTGCTGGATCTGGGGTTGCCGGACGGCGATGGGCACGAGCTGATGCTGGAATTCAAGGAAGCCCGTGAGGAGCAGCACATTGTGCTGGTGACGGCGGATGATTCCATCGAGAGTATTCAGCGGGCGATCAGTGCTGGTGCCAACGGGTACGTGGTCAAGCCCTACTCTCAGGAAAAGATTCACGATGTGGTGAACAATTACGCCATGGTTCACGGCGGCGATATGGCGATGATGCAGGGCCTGAACCGGCGCCACTGA
- a CDS encoding response regulator: MVALLLATAMMPSSASAAGPCHDGEIVLDGGVENIRDLGGCIWYLEDPGQALTLDEVRTLESDAFTRQEGGVLNFGYTESAYWVRLDLRSVRNLDQNGWILELALPLVDEVALFMVRDGALVEQRHAGYEDNWAERDLAVPNPTFRLSLAPDSLSHVYLRVVNTNTFRLPISLWHPDSYIEKVSVDELVRGILLGAVLAILAYNLFVAVSVRERSNIYYVLYLVFATIFIFTEQVHGIQLLESRPALFDKHLLHFQIILTWFWGLLMARSLLETRERSADLDQVIRLCLYSVVATFVLSLFLPYHVAMEWIVVGSVLLSLILIVVSYLSWRYYNPAARSYFFAWTLALVGFGIYALTVMGILPLNTFTAYSPQFGLTAQIILFSFALADRIKQVQGEALGWSQRALSNLQRYQSLFDNAIEGVFQMSPDRRFVTANPAMARLLGYNSSRELLKRNPDVLETCIADDRLRRLVIEQLEAWGTVKGIEARYLTRNGDERWATISLHTVYDAEGEPTHLEGTCIDATESHNRQRIEREREHERLEKELARNSAEAKNQFLANMSHEIRTPLAAIIGYGETLLDPDLSGPEKRSSAETVVRSGRHLLDLVNDILDHSKIDANKLNVDIVSVNLPELLDEIRAFFAPRAREKGLDFSIICEYPLPEQVRTDPTRLRQIIINLCGNALKFTDKGSISLMIRCDRDQELLVARVVDTGIGMKPEQLGRLFDPFAQGSAAISRQYGGTGLGLSISRRLAEMLGGNIRVNSTYGEGSEFELSIRTGPLDEVHFLRDASELSQRRRAIPLVVAPRLSGRILCAEDNEVNRRLVSLLVSRTGAELVYVSNGAEALELAIREPFDLILMDIQMPVMNGRDATAALREAGVNTPVIALTANVMSEDIADYRLAGCNEHLVKPIDKQRFYETLARYLSVTPELAHSPTPRYQGKVLVAEDNIENRQLVERMLRREGLDVVAVTSGEDAVRTALSDTVHLVLMDRHMPGMDGVDATRLLRQAGFRRPVIAFTAGDQQETDALLEAGCDGVLNKPIDQSHLTALLDRLLGTGPVFAADTGEDAEIAHLVAEFLDGLAARRTRMDAALADADREAMKTEVHQIKGTAGAMGYPLMTRQAGILEDLLKVTEPDWDSVRSELKGLGEMIDRALAAGETPG; encoded by the coding sequence TCCTGGAACTCGCCCTGCCCCTGGTGGATGAAGTCGCCCTGTTCATGGTCCGTGACGGCGCCCTGGTTGAGCAGCGCCACGCCGGGTACGAGGATAACTGGGCTGAACGCGATCTGGCGGTCCCCAACCCCACGTTCCGCCTTTCCCTGGCGCCGGATTCGCTCAGCCATGTCTATCTGCGGGTGGTCAACACCAACACTTTCCGTTTGCCGATCAGCCTGTGGCACCCAGACAGCTATATTGAAAAAGTCTCGGTGGATGAGCTGGTGCGGGGCATACTGCTCGGTGCGGTGCTCGCGATTCTCGCCTACAACCTGTTCGTCGCGGTTTCCGTGCGCGAGCGGAGCAACATTTATTACGTGCTCTACCTGGTGTTCGCGACCATCTTTATCTTTACCGAACAGGTTCACGGTATCCAGTTGCTCGAGAGCCGGCCCGCCCTTTTCGACAAGCATTTGCTTCATTTCCAGATCATTCTGACCTGGTTCTGGGGCCTGCTGATGGCAAGGTCACTGCTGGAGACCCGGGAGCGATCTGCCGACCTTGATCAGGTCATCCGCCTCTGTCTCTATTCGGTGGTCGCGACTTTTGTGCTGTCCCTGTTCCTGCCCTACCACGTGGCCATGGAATGGATTGTGGTTGGCTCTGTGCTGTTGAGCCTGATCCTGATCGTTGTCAGTTACCTGTCCTGGCGTTATTACAACCCGGCGGCCCGTTCCTACTTTTTTGCCTGGACCCTGGCCCTGGTAGGCTTCGGCATCTATGCCCTGACGGTGATGGGCATACTGCCACTGAACACCTTCACCGCCTACTCGCCCCAGTTCGGCCTGACCGCCCAGATCATTCTGTTCTCGTTTGCCCTTGCCGACAGGATCAAGCAGGTTCAGGGCGAGGCCCTGGGCTGGAGCCAGCGGGCGTTGTCGAATCTTCAGCGCTACCAGTCGCTGTTCGACAATGCCATAGAGGGGGTGTTCCAGATGTCCCCGGACCGGCGTTTTGTGACCGCCAATCCGGCCATGGCCCGGCTGCTGGGCTACAACAGCAGCCGGGAACTGTTAAAACGCAATCCGGATGTACTGGAAACCTGCATCGCTGATGACCGCCTGCGGCGGCTGGTGATTGAACAGCTGGAGGCCTGGGGGACAGTGAAGGGTATTGAGGCCCGATACCTGACCCGGAATGGTGACGAACGCTGGGCCACCATTTCGCTGCACACAGTGTATGACGCCGAGGGCGAGCCGACCCACCTGGAAGGAACCTGTATCGACGCCACGGAGAGCCACAACCGTCAGAGGATCGAGCGGGAACGGGAGCACGAACGATTGGAAAAAGAGCTCGCGCGCAATTCAGCGGAGGCAAAGAACCAATTCCTGGCCAATATGAGCCATGAAATCCGTACGCCGCTGGCGGCGATCATCGGGTACGGTGAAACCCTGCTTGATCCGGACCTCAGTGGTCCGGAGAAAAGAAGCAGTGCAGAGACTGTGGTGCGCAGCGGGCGCCATCTGCTGGACCTGGTCAACGACATCCTCGACCATTCGAAGATCGACGCCAACAAACTTAATGTGGATATCGTGTCGGTCAATCTGCCGGAACTTCTCGATGAAATCCGCGCCTTTTTTGCCCCCCGGGCCCGGGAAAAGGGTCTGGATTTCAGCATCATCTGCGAGTACCCATTGCCGGAGCAGGTCCGTACCGACCCGACCCGTCTGCGTCAGATCATCATCAACCTTTGCGGTAATGCTCTGAAGTTTACCGACAAAGGGTCCATCTCCCTGATGATCCGCTGTGATCGCGACCAGGAATTGCTGGTGGCCAGGGTGGTGGATACTGGCATTGGTATGAAGCCGGAACAGTTGGGGCGGCTGTTTGATCCCTTTGCCCAGGGCAGTGCGGCCATTTCCAGGCAGTATGGTGGAACCGGCCTCGGGCTCAGTATTTCCCGGCGTCTGGCCGAAATGCTCGGCGGCAATATCCGGGTGAATAGCACCTATGGTGAGGGCAGCGAGTTTGAGCTTTCGATCCGGACGGGGCCACTGGATGAGGTTCATTTTCTGCGCGATGCCTCGGAGCTCAGCCAGCGCCGCAGGGCCATCCCCTTGGTGGTGGCGCCACGACTGTCGGGGCGTATTCTGTGTGCCGAAGACAACGAGGTGAACCGGCGGCTTGTTTCCTTGCTGGTGTCACGAACCGGCGCCGAGCTGGTCTATGTGAGCAACGGAGCGGAAGCCCTGGAACTGGCGATTCGCGAACCTTTTGATCTGATCCTGATGGACATACAGATGCCGGTGATGAATGGCCGTGATGCGACGGCGGCACTCCGCGAAGCCGGGGTGAATACGCCGGTGATCGCCCTGACCGCCAATGTGATGTCCGAAGACATTGCCGACTATCGGCTGGCGGGCTGCAATGAACATCTGGTGAAGCCCATCGACAAGCAGCGCTTCTATGAAACCCTGGCTCGATACCTGTCGGTCACCCCGGAACTTGCCCACAGCCCAACGCCGCGCTATCAGGGCAAAGTGCTGGTTGCCGAAGACAACATCGAGAACCGTCAGCTGGTGGAGCGTATGCTGCGTCGGGAAGGTCTGGACGTCGTGGCTGTTACCAGCGGTGAGGATGCGGTTCGGACAGCATTATCCGATACTGTTCATCTGGTGCTGATGGACCGTCACATGCCGGGTATGGATGGTGTTGATGCCACCAGGTTGCTGCGCCAGGCCGGGTTTCGGCGGCCGGTGATTGCCTTCACAGCCGGCGATCAGCAGGAAACCGATGCATTGCTTGAGGCCGGTTGTGACGGCGTGCTGAACAAGCCCATTGATCAGTCCCACCTGACGGCCCTGCTGGATCGACTGCTGGGCACGGGGCCCGTTTTCGCCGCGGATACCGGCGAAGACGCCGAAATTGCCCACCTGGTGGCGGAGTTTCTTGATGGGCTTGCCGCGCGACGGACCCGAATGGACGCCGCGCTGGCGGACGCCGATCGTGAAGCAATGAAAACCGAAGTCCACCAGATCAAGGGCACGGCGGGAGCCATGGGCTATCCGCTGATGACTCGACAGGCGGGTATACTGGAAGATCTGCTGAAAGTCACTGAGCCGGACTGGGACAGTGTTCGCAGCGAACTGAAGGGACTCGGTGAAATGATAGACCGTGCCCTCGCCGCTGGGGAAACCCCGGGGTGA